From Macrobrachium nipponense isolate FS-2020 chromosome 6, ASM1510439v2, whole genome shotgun sequence, a single genomic window includes:
- the LOC135216750 gene encoding uncharacterized protein LOC135216750 yields the protein MAQLPLYFCIPAKFFPQFILPWLNWCTALAGISTQVLHTVRCVTCCSSSATLCDKMPRKRKRTLSRFDLDALVNTSAFDKVLYTTHDEGMDSDISHYGITESPHPSPRAGPSTSCALPSQSQTVIECEIGTSGSMQAVITPHKDPLQTDSDEIDTINECNTTVSFATNVKMMMRTSSSRTDVFCGSQDEQDA from the exons ATGGCACAGCTCCCCCTGTACTTTTGTATTCCCGCCAAATTTTTCCCACAATTCATACTTCCTTGGCTCAATTGGTGCACTGCTTTGGCGGGCATTTCAACACAAGTTCTTCATACTGTAAGGTGTGTAACGTGCTGCTCCTCTTCAGCCACTCTG tgtgATAAAATGCCCAGGAAACGTAAGAGAACACTGTCCAGGTTCGACTTAGATGCCTTGGTGAATACCTCAGCTTTTGATAAGGTATTGTACACTACCCATGATGAAGGAATGGACAGCGACATTTCTCATTATGGGATTACTGAgtctccccacccctcccctagggctggcccgtcAACCTCCTGTGCCTTGCCCTCACAATCACAGACTGTAATTGAGTGTGAGATTGGTACTTCAGGTTCCATGCAAGCAGTGATAACACCTCACAAAGACCCTCTACAGACTGACAGTGATGAAATTGACACCATTAATGAGTGTAACACTACAGTGTCATTTGCAACAAatgtgaagatgatgatgaggacATCAAGTAGCAG gaCCGATGTTTTCTGTGGTTCCCAGGATGAACAAGATGCCTAG